One segment of Neodiprion fabricii isolate iyNeoFabr1 chromosome 1, iyNeoFabr1.1, whole genome shotgun sequence DNA contains the following:
- the LOC124188102 gene encoding protein brunelleschi: MRSAVSVILSSSVPDNKMSQPDYEQTAHDHAALLLLLKPIGTQTKQKTVTKIGERIIKSGSRFTVLDSTGITREILARFVREHPVENNDWSEFQTHRRLLGLITIGKYDSQTELDELCRLHETLKVKYSATLYDSRAILFGPVESENLNEPPKPFTTPSNFKTRALFYADETCPDLEAQIAECLNSLFWILESKRLERSREKVDRVPLLLAPFEKKDFIGLDLDSGTMRKRCVGRMTKHLGDLCLQAGLPADALNHYNSAANTLQAVKDWLWLGAAFEGLCAASVLVLYPNMCRSLPLQRNSSLQEGSPGKQRRESQALNTLPPSPNIEAIKAEMPQILPPEEIAKKYREAIVHYSKHKNAGVIETEASFKATRISIEQNCTLQAASFLNNVVFINLNISEHEKIERFTTLSELFTAFGFTRKASFCLRLAATRHVSQNNPNPDWQQCYNLMLQAAPGLKLSLDPVEMPSDGLRGWPTLQIQLIQELVVAAKRMGNPALATRHMTFLLQTMYDHMSPTERKESALQLQAVSQQCEGAPVPLVLDSGMVIPPANLTNIPKTKSFTLKNLQPHLQPQKIERIKEDHGPFLFTPINFGSLERKNTLKSKMDYLWVEGDICEVSMQLINPLPFELHVSNMRLLTNGIVFESIPETITLAAESGPMAVTLAGTPKEVGDLEILGFSTHTLGVKSNCRLRHMERMPHPQYSVEVVPALPKIDVSTSLPQTASFSSGENIVTSASISLYGGESAEFTVTLTNVGVIPIEMIEVSVQSALDTLTEGKIFKWSEENLKTQLPLLPGTSASFTIYLYAVADFISPVSRNDMSSGAYLSQPSSLMSQSGPSSLPSRLSSPSHHTKRQSELTSSFRSGLSSHSGHSSLASTRLSKLAVPLHASNIIEGQLKIKYSGGGGLTAGYCRISSVYVTIEMLPSVQITSWDVLPAETPTQFYLVLDVTNMTNHEMELHYTQSKCIYMEGREPCRIPVPVNRCPLNKLSSQKEISDAELEKVCSEHIASLVDLKWQLLGTETTGKATLAGITLTQDMLDLVRMSPLQWEITINDSAVKAQEELTCGLGECISVGIGVCNALERPLRDLILSINFYQDHHNGVNNYRLDTRLSTAGANKVMLPMLEEHGRAHHECRVVFFTAGQYKVDIQCSSSESTPSTPTLCSELMNAGHTWRYIPPIEITVDGC; the protein is encoded by the exons ATGCGGTCTGCAGTCAGTGTAATTCTGTCGAGTTCGGTGCCTGACAACAAGATGTCTCAGCCCGACTATGAGCAGACAGCTCACGACCACGCAGCACTGTTGTTGCTATTGAAGCCAATTGGCACACAAACGAAGCAGAAGACAGTAACAAAAATAGGAGAGAGAATTATAAAGAGTGGAAGTAGATTCACAGTGCTTGATTCTACCGGTATAACGCGTGAAATTCTTGCCAGATTTGTAAGGGAACATCCAGTTGAAAATAACGATTGGAGTGAATTTCAAACGCACAGAAGACTCCTAGGCCTGATTACGATAGGAAAATATGACAGCCAAACAGAGCTCGATGAGCTCTGTAGACTGCATGAAACTTTGAAAGTGAAATATAGCGCGACCCTCTACGATTCCAGAGCAATTCTTTTTGGACCAGTTGAATCTGAGAATTTAAATGAACCACCGAAACCATTTACGACTCCTTCAAATTTTAAGACAAGGGCGCTGTTCTACGCAGATGAAACTTGCCCAGACCTTGAAGCTCAAATTGCTGAATGTCTAAACTCTCTGTTTTGGATCCTAGAATCTAAAAGACTTGAACGATCCAGGGAAAAAGTTGACCGTGTTCCTTTGCTACTTGCACCGTTTGAAAAGAAGGATTTCATTGGTTTGGACCTTGACTCGGGTACCATGAGAAAGAGGTGCGTCGGACGAATGACCAAACACTTGGGAGATCTTTGCCTCCAGGCCGGCTTACCTGCCGATGCTTTAAACCATTACAATTCTGCTGCTAATACTCTGCAAGCTgttaaggattggctctggcTCGGCGCTGCATTTGAGGGGTTGTGTGCTGCTTCTGTTCTAGTCTTATATCCAAATATGTGCCGGAGTCTTCCCTTACAGAGAAATTCGTCCTTGCAGGAAGGTAGTCCAGGGAAACAAAG AAGGGAGTCTCAGGCCTTGAATACTTTGCCACCTTCTCCTAATATAGAGGCGATCAAGGCTGAGATGCCGCAAATTTTACCGCCTgaagaaattgcaaaaaaatatcgagaagCCATAGTTCACTACAGCAAACACAAAAACGCAGGGGTAATTGAGACGGAAGCAAGTTTCAAGGCGACAAGAATTTCTATAGAACAAAACTGCACTTTGCAGGCAGCTTCTTTTCTCAATAATGTTGTATTCATCAATTTGAACATTAGCGAGCATGAAAAA ATTGAACGTTTCACTACATTGTCAGAACTGTTCACTGCCTTTGGCTTCACGCGCAAAGCCTCTTTCTGTTTACGTCTAGCTGCTACGAGGCATGTTTCTCAAAATAATCCAAATCCTGATTGGCAGCAGTGTTATAATCTAATGTTGCAAGCGGCACCTGGGCTGAAGCTTAGTCTTGATCCAGTGGAAATGCCTTCTG ATGGCTTGCGGGGTTGGCCTACTTTACAAATTCAGCTCATACAAGAGCTGGTCGTTGCCGCTAAGCGAATGGGTAATCCAGCTCTCGCCACTCGGCACATGACATTCTTGCTCCAGACTATGTATGATCATATGAGCCCTACAGAACGCAAGGAATCAGCTTTACAACTTCAAGCTGTGTCGCAGCAATGTGAAGGTGCACCAGTGCCCCTT GTGTTAGATTCAGGGATGGTCATACCACCAGCTAACTTAACAAACATTCCAAAAACTAAATCATTCACTTTGAAGAATCTTCAACCACATCTTCAGCCACAAAAAATAGAGAGAATCAAAGAAGATCACGGCCCCTTTTTATTTACTCCTATTAATTTCGGGTCTTTGGAAAGgaaaaatactttgaaaagtaaaatgg ACTATCTTTGGGTGGAAGGAGATATTTGCGAAGTATCTATGCAGCTCATAAACCCATTACCGTTTGAGCTTCACGTTTCGAATATGCGACTACTTACGAATGGAATAGTGTTCGAATCGATACCAGAAACAATCACCTTGGCTGCTGAGTCTGGCCCAATGGCTGTGACACTGGCAGGAACGCCTAAGGAAGTTGGTGACCTGGAGATACTCGGCTTTAGCACACATACTTTAGGCGTGAAATCCAATTGCAGATTAAGACACATGGAGAGAATGCCTCACCCACAATATTCTGTTGAAGTTGTGCCTGCCCTGCCGAAAATCGATGTCTCTACAAGCTTGCCGCAGACGGCTAGTTTCAGCTCTGGTGAAAACATAGTTACTAGTGCAAGCATCTCGCTCTATGGTGGTGAAAG cgcAGAATTTACAGTCACTTTGACAAACGTAGGTGTGATTCCTATCGAGATGATAGAAGTATCTGTGCAATCTGCTCTCGACACGTTAACAGAGGGTAAAATCTTCAAATGgagtgaagaaaatttaaaaacacaGCTGCCGCTTCTCCCTGGGACGAGTGCCAGTTTCACTATTTATTTGTATGCCGTTGCTGACTTTATATCACCTGTATCTCGAAATG ATATGAGCAGTGGCGCTTATTTGAGTCAGCCGAGTAGCTTGATGTCGCAATCTGGTCCAAGTTCTTTACCTTCCAGATTGAGCTCACCTTCTCATCACACGAAAAGGCAGTCGGAACTAACTTCTTCTTTTCGATCTGGCCTCAGCTCTCATTCTGGACATTCGTCACTGGCCAGCACACGTTTATCCAAACTAGCCGTACCACTCCATGCTTCCAATATAATCGAAGGtcagttgaaaatcaaatattcaGGGGGAGGCGGACTGACTGCTGGATACTGTCGGATATCTTCAGTCTATGTTACCATTGAAATGCTACCCAGTGTGCAGATTACTAGTTGGGATGTACTTCCTGCTGAAAC GCCCACACAATTCTATCTTGTGTTAGATGTAACAAACATGACAAACCATGAAATGGAATTACATTATACCCAGAGTAAATGTATCTATATGGAAGGAAGAGAACCTTGTCGTATTCCAGTTCCTGTAAATCGATGCCCATTGAATAAGCTGTCTTCG CAAAAGGAAATCAGTGATGCCGAGCTCGAAAAAGTCTGTTCAGAACATATAGCTTCTCTGGTTGACTTGAAGTGGCAATTACTGGGTACAGAAACAACAGGCAAAGCAACGCTTGCAGGCATTACACTGACTCAAGATATGTTAGATCTTGTTAGAATGAGTCCGTTACAATGGG AAATAACCATTAATGATTCAGCAGTCAAAGCTCAAGAGGAGTTAACGTGTGGTTTAGGCGAATGCATCAGTGTAGGAATTGGCGTATGCAATGCTCTCGAAAGACCGCTCAGAGATTTAATACTCTCAATTAATTTCTATCAAGACCATCACAATGGCGTAAACAATTATAGATTGGATACCAGATTGTCGACAGCTGGGGCTAATAAAGTAATGTTACCAATG CTCGAGGAACATGGCCGAGCTCATCACGAATGTCGAGTAGTATTTTTCACAGCAGGCCAGTACAAAGTAGACATTCAATGCAGTAGCAGCGAGTCAACTCCTAGTACACCGACATTGTGTTCCGAACTTATGAATGCTGGTCATACGTGGCGGTACATACCGCCTATTGAAATAACTGTCGACGGTTGCTGA